gtgtttgcgagcgtaatgtcAAACCTTTAAATGAAAACGGTGTGAATTtcgctcataaaataatgacgtcaatgTATATTGATAACATAGAGGATGCTATAGAAAAAATACATCGTATAACTAATAGTACtattatcatacatatattgtatcacAAGAGAAAATTATCGCTCAACCTTCTAAATCATAGGGATTTGAAGTCCAATGATAAGAAACATTtagaaaaataagataaaatgcaCCCATCTTATTACCgagaaaattaaagaaaatacaATAGTTAACATAAGGAAAGCGACTCTATATAAGGGGAAATAAACAAGTTGTCTTATCTATATTAccaaagaaaataaattgttgTACTAAGAAGGCAGCCgttgtttaataacaaatatattagAGAAATTAAATCTAAACCTACAGAAGATGGACCACAGAAAATACATCAGACTCAATTTATAGAAAACATCTGAATGATAAGAAAGATCTCGGGCAATGCATTGTGTATGTGAAATGTACGACTTGAGGTAACCTCAGTCATGAAACTGTTTTATACAAGTGGACAATAATATCCAAATAAATCATTGAGATTTGTACTCAGGTAACCATGGCAACACTAATAACCTACCGAGGTAATGGGATATCACAGTGTTATTATGGCTGGATAATTGTTATGTTTGATCTACAAGTAGAGCTGTACAAAAATTACATACATCATTTTCACAATTCCTTCAAGTTCCATGCTTACATAGCTTAACAACACTGAATATAAATAATTGGAGAACACGCTaaattcgaacactcggataattTCAAGTTTCCTCGCGGCCCCTTCGGATTCGTATTAACCGAGGTCCATTTGACCTATCAATGTACTAACTACAGAACCTTGGATATGTCAATACAGACACTGAGTGACCTGTATAGAAATAAGATTATTGTTAGACGCAATAAAACTAGCTAAAATTGTAcgtaaacatacaaaacaaatttaaaaaaataaaaacatacattttttcaCAGAGTCCGCATTATCCACACGAAAACAAACGTTTTAAATGTTCCGAGTTAGGTTGATTAAGCCCCCGTGTAGTAGTAGTACCTTTGTAATATGAGCTTGTACAACATCAAAATAGataataatatcatatcatccatgactgtcatataacccAAGTGTTTATAGTATATTGAAGACACAATGAAAGCCTAGAGAGATGTTGAATTATCATATTACCCAAGTGTTTATAGTATATTGAAAACACAATGAAAGCCTACAGAATTATCATATTATCCAACCGCTTTAGAGTATATCGAAGACATAATGAAAGTCTATCCGCTGAACAGGGGCTTTGTTCTAGGAATCATGTATATCCTGTTTATTGTGTATGTTGGTTAAAATGACATCATCAAAGATGATATAGACAATGCCATAGTTATAgaataatatgatttttgtaaCAACATCACAGATCGAGGATATTACTGATAAAACAAGTAAATACCTCGATTTTGGTAGTATTTGGGGAAATAATGACCGTTGATTGTACCAACAATTTATTACTAActaatatactgtacatgtatattaataaaataaaacacgaaTTTCATTGACCTACATACTTATCGATACATTGCTAAATACCAGCAGCTGATCCATACAAAATGAACACATTCACACTCCATACTTACAATACAAACCATCCATACCTCCCGGAATCATGAAATAAATAGAACACTTAGAGCTAATAGAATTACTGAAGAGCGTGTCATGTCCGTTGTAGTGGCGGACGAGGTGTAAACGTCGCCCGTCAGACATATTTCTCCCCTGAAACTGACCGCTCCGATACTGTCAAGTCTGTCGAATATTTTCTGGAAGGTTGCGGCGTCCTGTTGGGCAAAACTCTGGGGGTGGCAACCGTCAGACAACCCCTTGTAAACTAAGACACATTCACGGTCAATAATGTGGACAGGGATGTCTGAAATGTGATAAAAGGGGCGTTAGTAAAGGTcagtatacaatatacatgtaggtaacaATGTGGTCGTAACCTCTGGCGATAGAGAATGAAAAAGCGTATGTGATCGCAACCTCTAGAGTTGAGAAAAAAGAGAACGAATGTGATTGTAACCCATATAAATCGAAAAACAGAGATCGAAAAAGAGAATGTATTTGATCGTAACCCATAGAGATCGAAAAAAGAGAATGTATCTGATCGTAACAAATAAAGATCGATAAACAGAGATCGAAAAGAGAGAATGCATCTGATCGTAACCTGTAGAGATCGAAAAAGGAACACATATGATCCTAATCCCTGGTGATCGAGATGAAGAGAGCGTATGTGATCGAAACCCATAGATATCGAGATGAAGAGagcgtatgtgatcggaacccatAGATATCGAGATGAAGAGAGCGTATGTGATCGAAACCCATAGATATCGAGATGAAGAGAGCGTATGTGATCGAAACCCATAGATATCGAGATGAAGAGAGCGTATGTGATCGAAACCCGTAGATATCGAGATGAAGAGAGCGTATGTGATCGAAACCCATAGATATTGAGAAGAAGAGAACGCACAGGTATATGATCGTAACCCCTGGTGATCGAGAGGAAGAGGGCGTGTATGATCGTAACTCCCGGGGATCGAGTATGAGGTAGCTTCTGCATGTCAAACTCCTTAATTTGGAAGCAGTAATGGCAGCATGGACTTTGCGATGTCGGTAAGTGTATGACCTGTTCTGATTTGCGATGTCGGTAAGTGTATGACCTGTTCTGATTTGCGATGTCGGTAAGTGTATGACCTGTTCTGATTTGCGATGTCGGTAAGTGTATGACCTGTTCTGATTTGCGTTTAGAAATGTAAATTGTATTCTCAATGGAATATTGTTGACGTCACCAAATTAAAATACAACTCATATTCTAATTAAAACCTCGTTTGtgaatttatgaaaaatataatatctGCCTTGATTTACAGCAGCACAAAACGATTTATTTTTCTGataaataaaagaatatataCAGTAGAACGCCATTATACTGAATCCCTGGGAAAtcgaaaaatatttcaaagtattaCATTTTCACTTGCATTATAACAAGGCTATAGATGTGTGGTTTGTGTCGTTAGATACATAAGTTTGAGGGTCGTTGGTTCCAAAAAGTATGGTCGCTTGTCGCATCAGACAGACAGTCGTTTAATACAGATAGTTGATATAGTAGTTTTCGTTGATAGGAATAGTTAAGGTCATTTAAGACAGAAGACAATTTTGACTATATTTTGAGATATGAAGACatgaaagaaataataatgGACTATTGTGATTCTGTTAGTAAGTATTGTCATCATACGTCACCACTTTATGGCATTGGCAGGTCACGGGGATGttattaaaacatatacatactgAATATATCTAGAGGCCCGACCACATTCATGGTCCCGGTATAGGCGCCACATCTGTACACCCGGTCGCTGTTAGCAGGGTTAGGTGGACACGTGGTCTTGTCTATGTTGGAGGCAGCAGTGGCACCTCGGCAGTTCTTCTCTCTGATCCCCGGGATAGCGTTCAGGACTGGAGTCACCAAGGTACCGGCCACAGAGCCATTGATAACAAAGTCAGCACAGTCGATGCATGTGAGCCCTGCAGCAAAATAGGTAGAACTATTATAATGGTTAATAAAGACTTCTCGAACTATTTAAATTCGCGAATATCAATACCATGCTAAATTTACCATATTCAGGGTTTGACACATCTTTAGCCTGTCGTATGAATGACGCTTTCAAATGCTATAAAGATAATTCGTGAATTCTAAGTTTTAGACAGTGAATTGCGAACtttaacaactatacagtagAACGGTTTATAAAGACTTGTCAGATAGTTGCATCATTAATAATTTCGAGTGAAGCACTCAGTTATAGACTTAACGTTAAGCTGATTTTGTATAACTTAACACATCCCATCAACAGCTACTCAAGGTTATCTGGTGTTTTGGTCCCCTTTAATCTAGTGAGATTTTAAATGCTTATAAATCATTTCTCTGAAACAATTGAACATAATTAACTGCATCGTATTTACCATCGCTACCATCTTAACATTAACGTGTAATTTGTTGATCTACttgtaaattttgataaaatatgcgAAAAATGTATGCTTCCGggaaaaataaaacagaaacgGACCCCAGTCTTTAAGCAAACTACATATGTCATAGTCATACCATTATATCTACTAGTATCTATTGCAGGTAGTTTCATTATTTGTTGAAGCCATGACGAAATTTAAGCAGTCAGTTCTGTTCAACTGTACCAGGGAAGTGATTAATAGTCATGCAAACTATCACTACATTTAACGGAGACAGAACGCCCTAGTATGTGTATTATGAGAACATGTTTTTGAAAGAATGCAAGTTAAGTCAAATGTCAATGGTTTCCATGATTAGGTATTTCGTGAGTTTTGAAAGGTTATCTGTAACCAGAAATCTGTACTTTAATAATGTCCATAATTAATGAAACTTTGCTCAATGCATGCGACTTAAAgtgcattatttatttatttattagggaatgtataaataaaacattaatgacAAGAAAATGATAACATTATTCGGAGGAAAGACATCAAGGGGTCGTGACAGAGCAACCGGAACTTACAACATGTAAAATTCAACTCATAACCATTTAAATGTTCAGCATACACTGTCACGGCCAGTGACGGCCTagaggctagtggtagaatatcggAACAACCTGGCACCATTCGGCCTAGGCGAATGAAAACTGCTAGTGAAAGTATGTCACATGGATGTGTGTCAGAAACATTCAAGACTTTGTCATCGAGTCTATAGGTCAATTACAAGTTGATATTGATAGAGATACTAACGCaatacattaattatttcaaatgtgTGGTACGAAGGTTGTCTTATGAGTAAACCTAGGGATTATTTATCCCCTCCCCACCCGTTTGATACAATACATTGAGTGCACACAATGTTGGCATACACCAATATTGATAAAGTTCTTTGTCTGCACGTGAAGGGGTAACGCAAtgaaatgacattgaccttgtTATTTAAGACATTCAGGCTCCTGACTTTGAATTTGCTGTATGGCCTGTTATTTCCGCGGGGacgatattttcgcgatttcgcagGACATTGCTATGGACACGAGAGTTTGATTCacgaaatattgaaaaaaacccGGTTGAATCATATATACTATGAGGACTAAATCGCGGAAATTAAtaacatttcaaatttcataagaCAGTTTCCAGGTAAAATCCTGATTGATGACCCGCATAAATAGTTATACGGTATTGTGTTGTAGTGTAgtatttttagttatttttgttACACATGTTTAGATTTGTTTACTaggtataaatagttttacggTACCGTGTTGTACGTTTAgtatttttagttattttttgttACACATGTTTAGATTTGTTTACTAGTTATAAATAGTTCTACGGTACTGTGTTGTACGTTTAgtatttttagttattttttgttACACATGTTTAGATTTGTTTACTAGGTATAAATAGTTTTAAGGTACCGTGTTGTACGTTTAgtatttttagttattttttgttACACATGTTTAGATTTGTTTACTaggtataaatagttttacggTACTGTGTTGTACGTTTAgtatttttagttatttttgttACACATGTTTAGATTTGTTTACTAGGTATAAATAGTTTTAAGGTACCGTGTTGTACGTTTAGTATTATAGTTATTTTTGTTACACATGTTTAGATTTGTTAACTAGTTATAAATAGTTCTACGGTACTGTGTTGTACGTTTAgtatttttagttattttttgttACACATGTTTAGATTTGTTTACTAGGTATAAATAGTTTTAAGGTACCGTGTTGTACGTTTagtattttagttatttttgttacacatgttttatatttgttgGTTTACTAGGTATAAATACTTATACGGTACTGTGTTGTAGTGTAgtatttttagttatttttgttACACATGTTTAGATTTGTTAACTAGTTATAAATAGTTCTACGGTACTGTGTTGTACGTTTAgtatttttagttatttttgttacacatgtttagatttgtttactagttataaatagttttacggTACCGTGTTGTACGTTTAGTATTATAGTTATTTTTGTTACACATGTTTAGATTTGTTAACTAGGTATAAATAGTTCTACGGTACTGTGTTGTACGTTTAGTATTATAGTTATTTTTGTTACACATGTATAGATTTGTTTACTAGTTATAAATAGTACGGTACCGTGTTGTACGTTTAgtatttttagttatttttgttACACATGTTTAGATTTGTTTACTAGGTATAAATAGTTTTAAGGTACCGTGTTGTACGTTTAGTATTATAGTTATTTTTGTTACACATGTATAGATTTGTTTACTAGGTATAAATAGTACGGTACCGTGTTGTACGTTTAgtatttttagttatttttgttACACATGTTTAGATTTGTTTACTAGGTATAAATAGTTTTAAGGTACCGTGTTGTACGTTTAGTATTATAGTATTTTGTTACACATGTATAGATTTGTTTACTAGGTATAATAGTACGGTACCGTGTTGTACGTTTagtattttagttatttttgttACACATGTTTAGATTTGTTTACTAGTTTAAATAGTTCTACGGTACTGTGTTGTAcgtttagtatttttattattttgttacacATGTATAGATTTGTTTACTAGGTAAATAGTACGGTACCGTGTTGTACGTTAgtatttttagttatttttgttacacatgtttatatttgtttactaGGTATAAATATTTTTACGGTACCGTGTTGTACGTTTAgtatttttagttatttttgttACACATGTTTAGATTTGTTTAGGTaggtataaatagttttacggTACTGTGTTGTACGTGTAGTATTTTTAgttattattgtaaacatatgtTAGATCAGTTTGACTTACTAGGTTTAACTCCCTATAAACTGCCAGGGTCACTTCAAATGTCGTATTTTTCATTCTCACGAACCAGGAAgaacttttaatatgttattcaccaccaaacaATACTAAGATCTTTTCATTTTGAGAAATGCAATATTTTCAATGCGTAAGTTTTAACTTTATACAAGTATAAATacgagctgaaaatgattttgacagcACTGccaaaatttaatataattatatctacAGTGCattgaaatgagtacatatgaTCAAACTGTGAAGCCAAGATGTGGTTTACActttcatttaatattttacactgttattagtaattgtaaagtgatccTGAGTTTCCATCTACAGTAAACACAATAAGGCATCATAACAAAGAATCTTACAATGCACAGTTTCTGGGTTGTAACTAACAATTATAAGATAAGGAATCATACATATTTGTCTGTGCCTGTCAATGATTTTCTCATCTTAAATCATCCAACCTTATCATTTTTGATGGATTACTGTAGAAAAACAGCATGTCCAAATTTCCGCAAAGTCGGGTACAAATAACTTTAAGGACGGATGTAGGTATGAATTGTTCTGCTATCTTCCTAtgtatgtacgtacatgtatatcggATATCAGATAAAAACACTCGAATACGGCCATAAAATGCTGCAAGGGAAATAATACAGAAACTCTGATTTTGAAGTATAAATCCCATACCAGATACGCTGTGACGGATATCTTTTTTGAGAAGTTGCCAGTTACTTTATTGTGTCTATGATTTTACATTCAAATTTCAATAATGAGTGAGAAGATCTATGTAGGCAATGTTTGATGTCTCATCTTCCTGGCATTGTCAGTAAAATTGTTTTACACTCTGATGATTTATCTTTTGTCTTcctttgaaattttgtttatacTTGTTGTTCTTTAATACTGTTGCAGACGAATTCTTGAGTACCGGATGTCCCTAACATCGCAAACCAGTTCATAATGTCCATAAACTCACGAACGAGACCTAGAAGGTCGAAACAACAGCGGGGTTCACATGAAGTTTGAAATGTACATACACTTGTGTGTGCCCTCTATGCCATACTTTGAGTTGATCAATATAGGGTCCACGGGTATCCTCAACATCACAACTAACCGATGTTTTCTTGAACCCTCATGCTCCACTGATTACGAAGTCAACAAGTAACATTTGAGGATATGTGGTGGTTAACGTAAACTCTATCATGCATCCTGACTATTATGTTGCTGATACTATGTTGGATCAGTCATTTTCCTGTCATTTTCctgtgtgtaatatatattttggttCATATGTCATGATGTCTAACTCAGTAGATTTATAACATACAGTTTAGGACCTATAGGCAAACCACGTTACTCttacttcatttttttaatttatttgttgatttattttttacttttgatttACAATTTCGCATGGGAATCCATAGTACATTGTTT
This portion of the Argopecten irradians isolate NY chromosome 6, Ai_NY, whole genome shotgun sequence genome encodes:
- the LOC138326028 gene encoding uncharacterized protein — its product is MMFWTEVFGRIFGSRVPMMGPFLMGVLVFTLAQHTGQVQGLTCIDCADFVINGSVAGTLVTPVLNAIPGIREKNCRGATAASNIDKTTCPPNPANSDRVYRCGAYTGTMNVVGPLDIFNIPVHIIDRECVLVYKGLSDGCHPQSFAQQDAATFQKIFDRLDSIGAVSFRGEICLTGDVYTSSATTTDMTRSSVILLALSVLFIS